The Euwallacea similis isolate ESF13 chromosome 18, ESF131.1, whole genome shotgun sequence genome contains a region encoding:
- the CycY gene encoding cyclin-Y-like protein 1: protein MGNKTSCCSYSSPQTSHRVIIPIQDTLQEGEISGPNLQHISEREGDDGEADPSQDPMAKTIFIERSKTAIENGMIRRRSQHQIADLRPLKKSSSCSTIYLDDSTVSQPNLKNTVKCVALAIYYHIKNRTSQRDIDIFDEKLYPLTRDGVSEDYDRHNPEHRQIYKFVRTLFNAAQLTAECAIITLVYLERLLTYAELDIQPSNWKRIVLGAILLASKVWDDQAVWNVDYCQILKDITVEDMNELERQFLELLQFNINVPSSVYAKYYFDLRTLAEANDLTFPSEPLSKDRAQKLEAMSRVMEDKYTAEAIKNGLKKWSSLDNLTNGGLAARRSVAILS, encoded by the exons ATGGGCAACAAGACTAGTTGCTGCTCATATTCTAGTCCACAAACGAGCCATAGGGTTATTATACCAATCCAGGATACCCTGCAAGAGGGAGAGATTAGCGGTCCAAATCTACAGCACATAAGTGAACGGGAAGGGGATGATGGAGAGGCAGATCCCTCACAAGATCCCATGGCAAAAACCATATTCATTGAGAGGTCAAAAACTGCTATTGAAAATGGAATGATTCGCAGGCGAAGCCAGCACCAAATAGCTGATCTACGGCCACTTAAAAAGAGCAGTTCCTGTTCCACCATTTATTTAGATGATAGTACAGTCTCTCAGCCTAATTTAAAGAATACAGTAAAGTGTGTTGCTCTAGCTATTTACTATCATATAAAGAATCGCACATCGCAAAGGGATATTGACATATTTGATGAGAAGCTCTATCCCTTGACCAGGGATGGGGTAAGCGAGGATTATGACAGACACAACCCCGAACATAGGcagatttataaatttgtgAGGACTTTATTTAATGCTGCCCAGCTGACTGCTGAATGTGCCATTATCACTTTAGTGTATTTAGAAAGACTGTTGACTTATGCAGAGTTGGATATTCAGCCCTCCAATTGGAAACGAATAGTTTTAG GCGCCATCCTATTAGCCTCTAAAGTGTGGGATGATCAGGCAGTATGGAACGTCGACTACTGTCAAATCCTCAAAGATATCACAGTGGAAGACATGAACGAGCTAGAAAGACAGTTCCTAGAGCTTCTCCAGTTTAACATTAACGTGCCCTCAAGCGTCTATGCCAAGTACTACTTCGATTTACGCACATTAGCCGAAGCGAACGATTTAACATTCCCGAGCGAGCCCTTAAGTAAGGACAGGGCTCAAAAACTGGAAGCCATGTCCAGGGTGATGGAGGACAAGTACACGGCCGAAGCGATCAAGAACGGCCTGAAGAAATGGTCTAGTTTGGATAATCTTACGAATGGCGGACTGGCGGCTCGTAGAAGTGTAGCAATACTATCTTAG
- the slf gene encoding LOW QUALITY PROTEIN: uncharacterized protein slf (The sequence of the model RefSeq protein was modified relative to this genomic sequence to represent the inferred CDS: deleted 2 bases in 1 codon), with translation MTLTLARGFCVVLPSNKMKVACLVLCAACFVALARAQTRPVSNRPGRFLSLPNPQKCANRPKQFFFRGHNYFFTGHVPQFANRKVDWLDGRNLCREYCMDLVSIETQEENNMIFRLIQQNDVPYIWTSGRLCDFKGCENRQDLEPKNIFGWFWSANREKMAPTNQVPPGFGYNPWSATGHKKQRQPDNAEFDINGTSESCLAVLNNVYNDGIAWHDVACYHEKPIVCEDSDELLNYVRSTNPGLRL, from the exons ATGACTCTCACTCTCGCTCGAGGATTT TGTGTCGTGCTACCATCTAACAAG ATGAAGGTGGCCTGTTTGGTGCTGTGCGCCGCGTGCTTCGTCGCATTAGCCCGCGCTCAGACTCGGCCTGTGTCCAACAGGCCCGGCAGGTTCCTGTCTCTGCCAAATCCACAGAAATGCGCGAACA GGCCTAAGCAGTTCTTCTTTAGAGGCCACAATTACTTCTTCACCGGCCACGTGCCCCAATTTGCGAACAGGAAGGTGGACTGGCTCGATGGCAGGAATCTCTGCAGAGAGTACTGCATGGACCTCGTGTCCATAGAGACTCAGGAAGAAAATAACATGATTTTCCGGCTGATTCAGCAAA ATGACGTTCCCTACATCTGGACTTCTGGACGTTTGTGCGACTTCAAGGGCTGCGAAAATCGTCAAGATTTGGAGCCCAAGAACATTTTCGGATGGTTCTGGTCTGCCAATAGGGAAAAGATGGCCCCCACCAACCAGGTGCCGCCAGGCTTCGGCTACAACCCTTGGTCTGCTACCGGGCACAAGAAACAAAGGCAGCCCGACAATGCCGAATTCGACATCAATG GCACTTCCGAGTCGTGCCTGGCAGTATTGAACAACGTCTACAACGATGGCATTGCGTGGCATGACGTGGCTTGCTACCACGAGAAGCCGATCGTCTGCGAAGATTCCGACGAGCTGCTTAACTACGTGCGATCCACCAATCCGGGACTTCGCTTGTAG
- the Asx gene encoding polycomb group protein Asx isoform X2 — protein sequence MEIDVTPDASTVTSSDTLSHVDEEKPVLSPTDLTTPVSVSTTDLSLPSNPVDDNDLHVKASSRRTVKHAFRQQTKRKRKRAVAGYNNSSLTVPRIIVKPLPPENAAEEETIPIPQPLFCKTPTMREVLASIPGFNMKTRKRTTKKLSTAAQLEQTKAGCIDLETPDSILVNTNLRLLLNRGTFASLPLLYQNKLAQLLPSVDRQLITTSSDPNCLEISSGLNNEFFARACVEWQYRLAEGEFTPENQQKLKLEADKERSKLDPWKLKHFEPIWGDRMVVESGDFMGACKLGSTSHPPIKTTIKLRHSTTTASGKAKAPPPPAVKRVRTVGAMTRSCTILKEEILKPSESKSPIPNLLPIKQKNKVQIEVEKSQETAMEITLEEPPEESKGSFTGNISTVEIHDNCIVNISDAILENNEETIIICRDEISTEPLEKRPRSASSDGYGNSPKRSKSISPLALSPEATDSFQGSELKDPLDLTSEAASDDDKISEHTSESIEPMDDLYEKDENSSSSCSLAVQNMEEITSSGAIETVDSLQLHMSYPEEEANEVSQVDDTSSTTSATSTNTDVKSEQESEVTQDQDETMTSIPDMSENISCEVEANIGLLEINASCSLEENRQVFGDGLQMEQTEDSSLGTSVGNEVVISENSQENEGILEIIPESGFIGNPKVEDSGMMEEHSMEMDNNYDSQQETVLATSLKLEERMEETFQMLPNTLIIQQDSLVLQKPEEYTADHIAEVTAEKLEASVEEADLVSFGNAKIIQDDDGEDRFIDAENYVLESGQISVTTTEGSEKKAETDEIQATLFGENVATVTQECCWGLVDSSTENLLQAPPLHGLEPSVSAAVSIPNEIAISENVQVIPMQEELEVRLEEGTFPVPNDWPYNVKMDSEMVEAALRPAQTEAAETDEKATYSEYVQGNQVKLELEVTLTPEIASSDTLITSTVTSNSDTNLTASGAAAKTVATVIPPTTIVCLPSAVTTAPMQLPAVNEGAQCGPQINRPGLVQSSSALPYLALSTSQPIRAVPTHSKNKPKNNNIVGNRNRATTNKPPPGAVNLERSYQICQAVIQNSPNRDQLKCQLKPPPSLLAAATVNNNKKVDNRQTQYSSVTSSRGSKTFTPPLPAPGNFQNTNNNGIKNVGQKVRPGLPFQQRQPSPPVVVRHVFTTSGQGIPVTMAVLPQGSALSPEIVDGQYILVQRTGVVDQHNVPRSSSAPPGQQPTVPNPINTVGMSQMIAGRGRPASVEADTIHQPNDFVVQCPNPGTQAVTRRQRVHPGVVYGDVSIEGHNMNNYTIIGENMIADHPAAVMQQPKHDSCACSLKAMVVCKKCGAFCHDDCIGPNKLCRTCFIR from the exons ATGGAAATAGACGTTACTCCTGATGCTAGTACAGTCACCAGTTCGGACACATTAAGTCATGTTGATGAAGAAAAGCCAGTTCTTTCACCCACTGACTTGACTACACCAGTTAGTGTTAGCACCACCGATCTGAGCTTACCATCAAACCCTGTAGATGATAACGATTTGCATGTGAAAGCCAGCAGTAGAAGAACAGTGAAGCATGCATTTCGACAACAAACAAAGcggaaaagaaaaagagctGTTGCTGGCTATAACAATAGTTCATTGACAGTGCCCCGAATCATTGTTAAACCACTTCCTCCAGAAAATGCTGCTGAAGAAGAAACAATCCCAATTCCCCAACCGCTTTTTTGCAAAACTCCCACAATGAGAGAGGTTTTGGCATCAATCCCAggcttcaatatgaagactCGCAAGAGAACCACGAAGAAACTCTCCACCGCAGCCCAACTGGAACAAACCAAAGCTGGTTGCATAGACTTGGAAACACCAGATTCTATTTTAGTCAACACCAATCTGAGATTATTGTTAAATCGAGGTACTTTTGCTTCACTGCCTTTGCTTTATCAGAACAAACTTGCCCAGTTATTACCATCAGTGGACAGACAATTAATCACAACCTCGTCTGATCCAAACTGTCTAGAGATTAGTTCTGGactaaataatgaattttttgctCGAGCTTGTGTGGAATGGCAGTATCGGTTGGCTGAAGGGGAGTTCACTCCAGAAAACCAACAAAAGTTGAAACTAGAAGCTGATAAAGAGCGCAGCAAACTGGACCCCTGGAAGTTAAAGCATTTTGAACCAATATGGGGTGACCGGATGGTGGTGGAAAGTGGGGATTTTATGGGTGCCTGCAAGCTAGGATCCACTTCACACCCGCCTATAAAAACTACTATAAAATTAAGGCACTCCACCACTACTGCAAGTGGTAAAGCCAAAGCCCCTCCTCCTCCTGCAGTAAAAAGGGTGAGAACTGTCGGTGCCATGACCAGGTCTTGTACTAtattaaaagaagaaatattgAAGCCAAGTGAATCTAAATCTCCCATCCCTAACCTACTACCCAtcaagcaaaagaacaaagtACAAATTGAAGTTGAGAAGTCCCAGGAGACTGCTATGGAAATTACTTTAGAAGAACCTCCAGAGGAAAGTAAAGGGTCTTTTACTGGGAACATTTCCACTGTAGAAATTCACGACAATTGTATAGTTAATATAAGTGATGCTATCTTAGAAAATAACGAAGAGACAATCATCATCTGTAGAGACGAAATTAGTACTGAACCATTAGAAAAACGGCCTCGTTCTGCCAGTTCCGATGGCTATGGAAATTCGCCGAAACGTAGCAAATCTATCAGTCCATTAGCACTATCACCTGAAGCTACAGATAGTTTTCAAGGGTCTGAGTTGAAAGATCCACTTGACTTAACCTCAGAAGCTGCCAGTGATGATGACAAAATAAGCGAACACACCTCAGAAAGTATCGAACCAATGGATGATTTATATGAAAAAGATGAAAACAGCAGTAGTTCGTGCAGCTTAGCTGTTCAAAATATGGAAGAAATCACCAGCAGTGGAGCCATTGAAACTGTTGACTCTTTACAACTACACATGTCTTATCCAGAGGAGGAGGCAAACGAAGTAAGCCAGGTGGATGACACCTCTTCAACCACATCTGCTACTAGCACCAACACAGATGTCAAGTCTGAGCAGGAATCAGAAGTGACTCAAGACCAAGATGAAACGATGACTTCAATTCCAGACATGTCTGAGAATATATCTTGCGAAGTTGAGGCTAACATTGGCTTACTGGAGATCAATGCCTCTTGTAGCTTAGAAGAAAACAGACAGGTGTTCGGTGATGGTTTGCAAATGGAGCAGACAGAAGATTCCAGCTTGGGCACTTCAGTTGGTAATGAAGTTGTAATTAGTGAGAATTCCCAAGAAAACGAAGGCATCTTAGAGATCATTCCTGAGAGTGGTTTTATTGGCAATCCTAAGGTCGAAGATTCAGGGATGATGGAAGAACATTCAATGGAGATGGATAACAACTATGACAGTCAACAAGAAACTGTATTGGCCACTTCACTGAAGCTTGAAGAGAGGATGGAGGAGACGTTTCAAATGCTGCCCAATACTTTGATCATTCAACAGGATTCGCTGGTGCTTCAAAAGCCTGAAGAGTATACTGCCGACCATATAGCTGAAGTGACTGCAGAGAAGTTGGAGGCCAGTGTTGAGGAAGCTGATCTGGTTAGTTTTGGCAATGCGAAAATTATCCAGGATGATGATGGTGAGGACAGGTTTATCGATGCTGAGAATTACGTCTTGGAATCTGGGCAGATTTCTGTGACAACCACAGAAGGTTCGGAGAAGAAGGCGGAAACTGATGAAATTCAGGCCACTTTGTTTGGGGAGAATGTAGCCACTG TCACCCAGGAATGCTGCTGGGGTTTGGTGGATTCTAGCAccgaaaatttattgcaaGCCCCTCCCTTGCACGGGCTGGAGCCTTCTGTTAGTGCTGCAGTCTCCATTCCGAACGAAATCGCTATCAGTGAAAACGTGCAG GTAATTCCAATGCAAGAGGAGCTGGAAGTCCGACTGGAAGAGGGCACATTTCCAGTTCCCAATGACTGGCCTTACAATGTGAAGATGGACTCTGAAATGGTGGAGGCCGCGCTCAGGCCCGCCCAAACCGAGGCCGCGGAAACGGACGAAAAGGCGACGTACTCGGAGTACGTGCAAGGGAATCAAGTGAAGCTGGAGTTGGAGGTCACTTTGACTCCGGAAATCGCCAGTTCCGACACTTTGATCACAAGTACTGTGACGTCCAACAGCGACACGAATTTGACGGCTAGCGGGGCGGCAGCTAAAACTGTCGCCACCGTCATACCACCCACCACGATCGTCTGTCTGCCGTCGGCGGTCACTACTGCGCCGATGCAGCTACCGGCGGTGAATGAGGGTGCGCAATGTGGGCCTCAAATTAACCGGCCAGGATTGGTGCAAAGTTCGAGCGCGTTGCCTTATCTGGCATTGAGCACGAGTCAACCGATTAGAGCAGTTCCTACACACAGCAAGAACAAACCAAAGAATAATAACATAG TAGGCAACCGAAATCGAGCCACCACCAACAAACCTCCCCCGGGGGCGGTGAACTTGGAACGCAGCTATCAAATCTGTCAGGCGGTGATACAGAACAGCCCCAATAGAGATCAGCTGAAGTGTCAACTGAAGCCGCCCCCAAGTCTGTTGGCTGCAGCCACTGTTAATAACAACAAGAAAGTTGACAACCGCCAAACTCAGTACAGCTCGGTCACCTCCTCCAGGGGCAGTAAGACTTTCACGCCGCCTTTGCCAGCACCGGGAAATTTCCAGAATACAA ATAACAATGGGATTAAAAACGTTGGACAAAAAGTTCGTCCGGGATTGCCGTTTCAGCAGAGACAACCCAGTCCTCCTGTGGTGGTGCGACACGTGTTTACCACCTCAGGTCAAGGCATTCCAGTAACGATGGCGGTTTTGCCTCAAGGATCGGCTTTAAGTCCAGAG ATCGTGGACGGCCAGTACATTCTCGTCCAACGCACGGGGGTGGTCGACCAACACAACGTCCCCCGTTCCTCCTCGGCTCCCCCCGGCCAGCAACCGACAGTCCCCAACCCCATCAACACAGTGGGCATGTCCCAGATGATCGCAGGGCGTGGCCGGCCTGCTAGTGTGGAAGCAGACACGATACACCAACCAAACGACTTCGTTGTCCAATGTCCAAATCCCGGCACTCAAGCGGTTACCCGCCGGCAACGAGTGCACCCAGGGGTAGTGTATGGCGACGTAAGTATAGAAGGCCACAACATGAACAATTACACGATAATCGGTGAGAACATGATCGCCGATCATCCGGCCGCGGTGATGCAGCAGCCAAAACATGATTCGTGCGCGTGCAGTTTGAAGGCAATGGTCGTGTGCAAGAAGTGCGGGGCTTTTTGCCACGACGACTGTATAGGGCCGAATAAGCTTTGCAGGACGTGCTTTATAAGATAG
- the Asx gene encoding polycomb group protein Asx isoform X1 gives MEIDVTPDASTVTSSDTLSHVDEEKPVLSPTDLTTPVSVSTTDLSLPSNPVDDNDLHVKASSRRTVKHAFRQQTKRKRKRAVAGYNNSSLTVPRIIVKPLPPENAAEEETIPIPQPLFCKTPTMREVLASIPGFNMKTRKRTTKKLSTAAQLEQTKAGCIDLETPDSILVNTNLRLLLNRGTFASLPLLYQNKLAQLLPSVDRQLITTSSDPNCLEISSGLNNEFFARACVEWQYRLAEGEFTPENQQKLKLEADKERSKLDPWKLKHFEPIWGDRMVVESGDFMGACKLGSTSHPPIKTTIKLRHSTTTASGKAKAPPPPAVKRVRTVGAMTRSCTILKEEILKPSESKSPIPNLLPIKQKNKVQIEVEKSQETAMEITLEEPPEESKGSFTGNISTVEIHDNCIVNISDAILENNEETIIICRDEISTEPLEKRPRSASSDGYGNSPKRSKSISPLALSPEATDSFQGSELKDPLDLTSEAASDDDKISEHTSESIEPMDDLYEKDENSSSSCSLAVQNMEEITSSGAIETVDSLQLHMSYPEEEANEVSQVDDTSSTTSATSTNTDVKSEQESEVTQDQDETMTSIPDMSENISCEVEANIGLLEINASCSLEENRQVFGDGLQMEQTEDSSLGTSVGNEVVISENSQENEGILEIIPESGFIGNPKVEDSGMMEEHSMEMDNNYDSQQETVLATSLKLEERMEETFQMLPNTLIIQQDSLVLQKPEEYTADHIAEVTAEKLEASVEEADLVSFGNAKIIQDDDGEDRFIDAENYVLESGQISVTTTEGSEKKAETDEIQATLFGENVATVTQECCWGLVDSSTENLLQAPPLHGLEPSVSAAVSIPNEIAISENVQVIPMQEELEVRLEEGTFPVPNDWPYNVKMDSEMVEAALRPAQTEAAETDEKATYSEYVQGNQVKLELEVTLTPEIASSDTLITSTVTSNSDTNLTASGAAAKTVATVIPPTTIVCLPSAVTTAPMQLPAVNEGAQCGPQINRPGLVQSSSALPYLALSTSQPIRAVPTHSKNKPKNNNIVGNRNRATTNKPPPGAVNLERSYQICQAVIQNSPNRDQLKCQLKPPPSLLAAATVNNNKKVDNRQTQYSSVTSSRGSKTFTPPLPAPGNFQNTSRYNNGIKNVGQKVRPGLPFQQRQPSPPVVVRHVFTTSGQGIPVTMAVLPQGSALSPEIVDGQYILVQRTGVVDQHNVPRSSSAPPGQQPTVPNPINTVGMSQMIAGRGRPASVEADTIHQPNDFVVQCPNPGTQAVTRRQRVHPGVVYGDVSIEGHNMNNYTIIGENMIADHPAAVMQQPKHDSCACSLKAMVVCKKCGAFCHDDCIGPNKLCRTCFIR, from the exons ATGGAAATAGACGTTACTCCTGATGCTAGTACAGTCACCAGTTCGGACACATTAAGTCATGTTGATGAAGAAAAGCCAGTTCTTTCACCCACTGACTTGACTACACCAGTTAGTGTTAGCACCACCGATCTGAGCTTACCATCAAACCCTGTAGATGATAACGATTTGCATGTGAAAGCCAGCAGTAGAAGAACAGTGAAGCATGCATTTCGACAACAAACAAAGcggaaaagaaaaagagctGTTGCTGGCTATAACAATAGTTCATTGACAGTGCCCCGAATCATTGTTAAACCACTTCCTCCAGAAAATGCTGCTGAAGAAGAAACAATCCCAATTCCCCAACCGCTTTTTTGCAAAACTCCCACAATGAGAGAGGTTTTGGCATCAATCCCAggcttcaatatgaagactCGCAAGAGAACCACGAAGAAACTCTCCACCGCAGCCCAACTGGAACAAACCAAAGCTGGTTGCATAGACTTGGAAACACCAGATTCTATTTTAGTCAACACCAATCTGAGATTATTGTTAAATCGAGGTACTTTTGCTTCACTGCCTTTGCTTTATCAGAACAAACTTGCCCAGTTATTACCATCAGTGGACAGACAATTAATCACAACCTCGTCTGATCCAAACTGTCTAGAGATTAGTTCTGGactaaataatgaattttttgctCGAGCTTGTGTGGAATGGCAGTATCGGTTGGCTGAAGGGGAGTTCACTCCAGAAAACCAACAAAAGTTGAAACTAGAAGCTGATAAAGAGCGCAGCAAACTGGACCCCTGGAAGTTAAAGCATTTTGAACCAATATGGGGTGACCGGATGGTGGTGGAAAGTGGGGATTTTATGGGTGCCTGCAAGCTAGGATCCACTTCACACCCGCCTATAAAAACTACTATAAAATTAAGGCACTCCACCACTACTGCAAGTGGTAAAGCCAAAGCCCCTCCTCCTCCTGCAGTAAAAAGGGTGAGAACTGTCGGTGCCATGACCAGGTCTTGTACTAtattaaaagaagaaatattgAAGCCAAGTGAATCTAAATCTCCCATCCCTAACCTACTACCCAtcaagcaaaagaacaaagtACAAATTGAAGTTGAGAAGTCCCAGGAGACTGCTATGGAAATTACTTTAGAAGAACCTCCAGAGGAAAGTAAAGGGTCTTTTACTGGGAACATTTCCACTGTAGAAATTCACGACAATTGTATAGTTAATATAAGTGATGCTATCTTAGAAAATAACGAAGAGACAATCATCATCTGTAGAGACGAAATTAGTACTGAACCATTAGAAAAACGGCCTCGTTCTGCCAGTTCCGATGGCTATGGAAATTCGCCGAAACGTAGCAAATCTATCAGTCCATTAGCACTATCACCTGAAGCTACAGATAGTTTTCAAGGGTCTGAGTTGAAAGATCCACTTGACTTAACCTCAGAAGCTGCCAGTGATGATGACAAAATAAGCGAACACACCTCAGAAAGTATCGAACCAATGGATGATTTATATGAAAAAGATGAAAACAGCAGTAGTTCGTGCAGCTTAGCTGTTCAAAATATGGAAGAAATCACCAGCAGTGGAGCCATTGAAACTGTTGACTCTTTACAACTACACATGTCTTATCCAGAGGAGGAGGCAAACGAAGTAAGCCAGGTGGATGACACCTCTTCAACCACATCTGCTACTAGCACCAACACAGATGTCAAGTCTGAGCAGGAATCAGAAGTGACTCAAGACCAAGATGAAACGATGACTTCAATTCCAGACATGTCTGAGAATATATCTTGCGAAGTTGAGGCTAACATTGGCTTACTGGAGATCAATGCCTCTTGTAGCTTAGAAGAAAACAGACAGGTGTTCGGTGATGGTTTGCAAATGGAGCAGACAGAAGATTCCAGCTTGGGCACTTCAGTTGGTAATGAAGTTGTAATTAGTGAGAATTCCCAAGAAAACGAAGGCATCTTAGAGATCATTCCTGAGAGTGGTTTTATTGGCAATCCTAAGGTCGAAGATTCAGGGATGATGGAAGAACATTCAATGGAGATGGATAACAACTATGACAGTCAACAAGAAACTGTATTGGCCACTTCACTGAAGCTTGAAGAGAGGATGGAGGAGACGTTTCAAATGCTGCCCAATACTTTGATCATTCAACAGGATTCGCTGGTGCTTCAAAAGCCTGAAGAGTATACTGCCGACCATATAGCTGAAGTGACTGCAGAGAAGTTGGAGGCCAGTGTTGAGGAAGCTGATCTGGTTAGTTTTGGCAATGCGAAAATTATCCAGGATGATGATGGTGAGGACAGGTTTATCGATGCTGAGAATTACGTCTTGGAATCTGGGCAGATTTCTGTGACAACCACAGAAGGTTCGGAGAAGAAGGCGGAAACTGATGAAATTCAGGCCACTTTGTTTGGGGAGAATGTAGCCACTG TCACCCAGGAATGCTGCTGGGGTTTGGTGGATTCTAGCAccgaaaatttattgcaaGCCCCTCCCTTGCACGGGCTGGAGCCTTCTGTTAGTGCTGCAGTCTCCATTCCGAACGAAATCGCTATCAGTGAAAACGTGCAG GTAATTCCAATGCAAGAGGAGCTGGAAGTCCGACTGGAAGAGGGCACATTTCCAGTTCCCAATGACTGGCCTTACAATGTGAAGATGGACTCTGAAATGGTGGAGGCCGCGCTCAGGCCCGCCCAAACCGAGGCCGCGGAAACGGACGAAAAGGCGACGTACTCGGAGTACGTGCAAGGGAATCAAGTGAAGCTGGAGTTGGAGGTCACTTTGACTCCGGAAATCGCCAGTTCCGACACTTTGATCACAAGTACTGTGACGTCCAACAGCGACACGAATTTGACGGCTAGCGGGGCGGCAGCTAAAACTGTCGCCACCGTCATACCACCCACCACGATCGTCTGTCTGCCGTCGGCGGTCACTACTGCGCCGATGCAGCTACCGGCGGTGAATGAGGGTGCGCAATGTGGGCCTCAAATTAACCGGCCAGGATTGGTGCAAAGTTCGAGCGCGTTGCCTTATCTGGCATTGAGCACGAGTCAACCGATTAGAGCAGTTCCTACACACAGCAAGAACAAACCAAAGAATAATAACATAG TAGGCAACCGAAATCGAGCCACCACCAACAAACCTCCCCCGGGGGCGGTGAACTTGGAACGCAGCTATCAAATCTGTCAGGCGGTGATACAGAACAGCCCCAATAGAGATCAGCTGAAGTGTCAACTGAAGCCGCCCCCAAGTCTGTTGGCTGCAGCCACTGTTAATAACAACAAGAAAGTTGACAACCGCCAAACTCAGTACAGCTCGGTCACCTCCTCCAGGGGCAGTAAGACTTTCACGCCGCCTTTGCCAGCACCGGGAAATTTCCAGAATACAAGTAGGT ATAACAATGGGATTAAAAACGTTGGACAAAAAGTTCGTCCGGGATTGCCGTTTCAGCAGAGACAACCCAGTCCTCCTGTGGTGGTGCGACACGTGTTTACCACCTCAGGTCAAGGCATTCCAGTAACGATGGCGGTTTTGCCTCAAGGATCGGCTTTAAGTCCAGAG ATCGTGGACGGCCAGTACATTCTCGTCCAACGCACGGGGGTGGTCGACCAACACAACGTCCCCCGTTCCTCCTCGGCTCCCCCCGGCCAGCAACCGACAGTCCCCAACCCCATCAACACAGTGGGCATGTCCCAGATGATCGCAGGGCGTGGCCGGCCTGCTAGTGTGGAAGCAGACACGATACACCAACCAAACGACTTCGTTGTCCAATGTCCAAATCCCGGCACTCAAGCGGTTACCCGCCGGCAACGAGTGCACCCAGGGGTAGTGTATGGCGACGTAAGTATAGAAGGCCACAACATGAACAATTACACGATAATCGGTGAGAACATGATCGCCGATCATCCGGCCGCGGTGATGCAGCAGCCAAAACATGATTCGTGCGCGTGCAGTTTGAAGGCAATGGTCGTGTGCAAGAAGTGCGGGGCTTTTTGCCACGACGACTGTATAGGGCCGAATAAGCTTTGCAGGACGTGCTTTATAAGATAG